Proteins from one Anastrepha obliqua isolate idAnaObli1 chromosome 2, idAnaObli1_1.0, whole genome shotgun sequence genomic window:
- the LOC129238280 gene encoding rhoGEF domain-containing protein gxcJ-like yields MHNNLNHSKGTIYAPCLNDVPETEIVENLSDQGVVSAYKFLKRYDGQTVASGVVLLTFDLYQLPEKLEVSWYTTKVRPYFPNPMRCKSCQILGHTTKRCNKTPACDSCALPPHTPTPCSRTFCANCSGDHAASSKSCPKFVQMKQIITIKTEKKCSMREAIRIHKMQIPPTLNESSPSFSNVTKNTYSNPQNNINTTNTTNHQAEQTSRNPNNLNIIKTNNTTKGSNKNTINTSFKPVSPTPTVDTLLPSTSNNNNSNPQTKQIFSTTNNANSANINANEYNANIDSTVDCVHNNSVDYYNTNPTIFSFLSQLSQLPTHPLPPVITESPPQKEE; encoded by the coding sequence ATGCACAACAATCTTAATCACTCTAAGGGCACTATTTATGCGCCTTGTCTAAATGATGTTCCGGAAACAGAAATAGTGGAAAATTTAAGTGATCAAGGTGTTGTCTCAGCATACAAATTCCTTAAACGTTATGATGGCCAAACTGTTGCTAGTGGAGTCGTGTTGCTCACATTCGACTTGTATCAGCTCCCAGAAAAACTGGAAGTCTCATGGTACACTACCAAAGTCAGACCTTACTTCCCGAACCCGATGAGGTGTAAAAGTTGTCAAATCCTTGGACACACAACTAAACGTTGTAACAAAACCCCAGCATGCGACTCATGTGCACTTCCACCTCACACGCCAACTCCATGCTCACGTACTTTTTGCGCAAATTGCTCAGGCGATCATGCTGCCTCCAGTAAATCATGCCCAAAATTCGTTcaaatgaagcaaataattacgataaaaactgaaaagaaatgCAGCATGCGCGAGGCTATTAGAATACATAAAATGCAAATACCCCCTACTCTTAATGAATCGTCACCCTCTTTCTCTAATGTAACTAAAAATACCTACAGTAATCCACAAAACAATATAAACACAACAAATACAACTAATCACCAAGCAGAACAAACCTCCAGAAACCCcaacaatttaaatatcatcaaaacaaataataccACAAAAGGAAgtaacaaaaatacaataaatacatcATTCAAGCCGGTATCACCTACTCCCACTGTTGACACTCTTCTACCCTCCAccagcaataataacaatagtaACCCACAAACCAAGCAAATATTTTCTACTACCAACAATGCTAACTCAGCAAACATAAACGCAAATGAATATAACGCGAATATCGATAGCACTGTTGACTGCGTACATAATAATTCAGTCGATTACTACAACACAAATCCAACTATTTTCTCCTTCCTTTCTCAACTTTCCCAGCTTCCCACCCACCCTCTTCCTCCTGTTATTACAGAAAGCCCACCCCAAAAAGAAGAATAG